In the genome of Bacillus thuringiensis, the window CTTTAACAGAAGATAAAGTTGTCCTTGTTCGTCACTTAGATCCTAGTGGAAATGAATGTAATCGCGTCTTGCAATTTGCCTATTTAAATAGTTTCTATCAAACTGGATTGAAAAACTTAATAGATAAAGCTGTTATTAAGCATACAGAGGAAAACAATACATTTGATCCATCAGCTTTTCAAAAGCTAGATGAAATTCCATTCGATTTCGCCCGCCGGCGTATGTCAGTCATCGTAAAGGATAGTTCAGGTGAACATACAATGGTTTGTAAAGGTGCCGTAGAAGAAATTTTATCAATTTGTAACTACACTGAAGTGGATAAAAAAATAGTTACACTCACTGAGGAAACACGCTCAAATGTCAAAAAACTAAGCGAGACATTGAATAGTGAAGGTATGCGGGTTATTGCTGTGGCTTATAAAAAAGATAGAAAAATAAATGATAAAGAGTACGCAGTAAAAGACGAAACTGATATGATTCTCGCTGGATATATCGGCTTTTTAGATCCACCGAAACCATCTGCAGCAGCTGCAATTCAAGCATTACAAAAGCATGGTGTACAAGTGAAAATTTTAACTGGCGATAACGAAATTGTTACAAGAAAGGTTTGTAAAGAAGTTGGATTAAATATCGGCGAACCCATCCTCGGTTACGAGATTGATTCTTTACCAGATAAAGCATTAGCAAAACTTGCTGAAGAAACGACTGTATTTGCGAAGCTAAATCCAATGCAAAAATCTCGCATTATACGCGCACTACAAGGAAATGGACACACTGTAGGTTATATGGGAGATGGCATTAACGATGCTGTAGCATTACGTGAAGCTGATGTCGGAATATCCGTTGATACTGCTACTGATATTGCAAAAGAAGCTTCCGATATTATTCTACTCGAAAAAAGTTTAACTATATTAGAAGCCGGGATTTTAGAAGGGCGTACTACATTCGGAAATATTTTAAAATATATTAAGATGACAGCTAGCTCTAACTTCGGTAATGTGTTTAGCGTGTTAGTAGCAAGTGCTTTCATTCCCTTTTTACCGATGCTTGCCATTCATCTTTTAATTCAAAACTTACTTTATGATATTTCACAACTTTCTATTCCATGGGACAAAATGGATAAAGAGTTTCTAGAAAAGCCACGAAAATGGGATACTGCAAACTTACGAAACTTCATTATTTGTATCGGCCCAATTAGTTCTATATTTGATATTATCACATACGTAGTCATGTGGAATGTATTTGGCGCAAATACACCGAGCGAACAATCATTATTCCAGTCCGGTTGGTTTGTCGTTGGATTGTTAACACAAACTTTAATTGTTCACATGATAAGAACACAGAAGATTCCATTTATTCAAAGCACTGCATCAACACCAGTCGTTTTATTAACTGCTCTTATTATGGCAATCGGGATTTATATTCCATTCTCACCACTTGGTGCAGCCGTTGGTTTACAAGCATTGCCACTTAGCTACTTCCCTTGGTTAGTAGGAATACTATTAGGCTACGCTGTCTTAACACAATTCCTGAAAAAGCTTTATATTAAAAAGTTTCATAGCTGGTTGTAAAAATAAGAATGAGTGGGTATCCCCCGCTCATTCTAAAAAACATAACAGATACTTATATATGGAGGTGACCATGATGGTATGGTACGACATTGTATTCAGATTAGTTATCGCAATTATTGTAGGTGCTTGCATCGGAATGGAAAGGCAATGGAGACACCGAATGGCCGGGCTGCGGACAAATGCTCTCGTATCACTTGGTGCCTGTATATTTGTTTTATTATCCGTCATGCTTGATCATGATGCTAGCCCATCCCGCATTGCTGCTCAAGTTGTTAGTGGTATTGGTTTTTTAGGGGGTGGCGTTATTATCCGCGATGGTTTTAGTATTAGAGGGCTAAATACGGCAGCTACTTTATGGTGTGCAGCTGCTGTCGGTACTCTTACAGGCGCCGGTTTCCTCGTTGCAGCTATATTAGGTGCAGCCGGCGTGTTACTAGCAAATATACTTCTTCGCCCAATTGCTCTTTTTATGAATAAAAAATCAAAAGAAGAATCACCTGAACAAACGAACTACTTACTTTCCCTTACTTGTTCAGAAGAAAATGAAGCACATATTCGTTTTTTACTTATGCATATGGTAAGTACAGAAGGGCTCAGTTTAAAAGAGTTGTATAGTGAAGATGTAGATTCTAATCAAAAAGTTTGTATACAGGCTACATTACATTGCAAGACAAATGCAGCTATCTTAATTGAAAAAATAGTAAGTAGAATGCTATTAGAATCTGGCGTTACTGGAGCTGGATGGAAGACTTCTTTAGATTTAGAAGCGAGTTAAATAGGAAAGGTGTCATGATATTTACTACTTCATAACACCTTCTACATAAACTTATTTTCTAACTTTTGTTGAAACGACTTCTCTTGCTTACGTAGTAGTTGACTACCTCGTTGTAAAAGCGGGGTTCCATACTTATCATTAATTTGATCAATGACAGCAAGTAGCGGTTCTTTTTTTGCATCCTCTTCAAATGAAAACAAATCTAATTGTTTCACCGATTCTGTCTTCCACTCTATTTCAGTAGCTGTAACACCTAGTAAACGCACGGAATCACCATCCCAATGTTGCTTCCATAAACGGGATGCTGCTTGAAAAATATCGCGTTCTTCCCAAATCGCATTTTTCAATTGCTTACTCCGTGTTACTGTTCGCCTATCATGGTATTTAATCATAATTTGAATATTATAGCTGACAAGGGTTCGCTTTTGTAACCTTTTACTCACTGACTTTGATAAACGTTCTAACATATCAAGTAATTCTTTCTCTTCATCCATATCCTTTGAAAAAGTCATCGAGTTACCGACGCTTTTATGCTGTCCCATTTGACTCGGATCCACTTCCCTATCATCCATACCTTTTGCACGCCTTTGCAAATCAACACCGTGCTTGCCAATTTTAGAGCGAATGATATGCTCGTCTCCCTTTGCCAACTGTTCAATTGTCTGTATATGAATATCATTTAATTTTTCAGCTGTTTTCTCACCAATTCCATGCATTGCTCTAACTGGACGTGGCCAAATCAGTTCTGGAATATCGCGTTTTCGAAGCACGGTAATACCAAGTGGTTTTTTCATATCTGAAGCGGTCTTTGCTAGAAATAGATTTGGAGCAATTCCGATACTACACGGAAGCTGCAACTCTGTTAATAGTGCCTGTTGAATCATCTTTGCTATTTCAAGAGGCGAACCAAGTGCGTAGCAATCTGTAATATCTAAATATCCTTCATCTATTGAGACTGGTTGTATCTTTTCTGTAAAACGAGAAAGGACTTGAAACATTTGAAATGAAGCTTCGCGATATAATGTGAAATTAGGACGCCTTACAACTAATTGCGGGCATAACCTTTTCGCTTCCCAAAGGGGCATCGTCGTACGTATTCCGTATTCTCTCGCCTCATAACTACATGTTATAATAATTCCTTTTCTCTCTTTTTCATTTCCAGCAACCGCTAATGGCTTTCCTTGTAATGATGGATCATGAGCAATTTCAACAGATGCGAAAAAGCAATTCATATCTACATGCAAAATTACACGACCATTTTTCGGATACATTTCTCGCATAGTACTCACCCCCCTAATCAGAACATTCGTTCTTTCATTATATCAAATTTTGCACAATAGTTATAATAATTACTTGTTCTTTTTTATAATCCATATAAAGAGGATACACATGTGAAAGAGGCTGATTATGATGAAATTAACTATATGTTCCTTGTAGTTATATTAATCATCATAATTAATTATTTACTCCTTCCAATTTTCAACATGAATACGTTTGGATTTTTCTCTCGTCTAATATTATATACTGCCATGATTTTTCTTGTATTGGCTTATACGCCTTGTAAAAATAATCGAATCAAAATAAAAAGCGTGTAAATCACAATTGATTTACACGCTTTTTCTATTCTATTACTTCGCTACTTCTTCAATAATTGCAACAACTAATTCTGCTGTTTTTGCTAACTCTTCAACAGGAATCTTCTCGTTTGTTGTATGAATTTCTTCATAACCAACTGCCAAGTTAACTGTTGGGATACCGTGTCCTGCAATTACGTTTGCATCACTTCCGCCACCACTTTGGTGAAGAGAAGGTGTACGACCAATTTTTTCAGCTGCACGTTTCGCAACTTCTACAACGTGATCGCCATCTGCAAATTTAAATCCTGGGTACATAACGTTTACTTCAACGTCTGCATGACCACCCATTTCTTTTGCAGTTGTTTCAAATGCTTCTTTCATTTTCGCAACTTGTGCTTCCATTTTCTCATTGATTAAAGAACGAGCTTCTGCAAAGATTTGTACATGATCGCAAACGATATTCGTTTGTGTACCACCTTCAAAACGTCCAATGTTTGCAGTCGTTTCAGAGTCAATGCGACCAAGTGGCATCTTCGCAATTGCTTTCGCTGCAATAGTAATTGCAGATACACCTTTCTCCGGTGCTACACCAGCGTGAGCTGTTTTCCCGCGAATAATTGCGTTCACTTTCGCTTGTGTTGGAGCTGCAACAACGATTTCACCAACTTTTCCATCGCTATCTAATGCGTAGCCATACTTCGCTGTAATACGCTCACGATCTAAAGCTTTTGCACCAACAAGACCTGATTCTTCTCCGACTGTAATAATAAATTCAATTTTACCGTGAGGGATATTTTTCTCTTTTAAAACACGGATTGCTTCGAACATTGATGCTAATCCAGCTTTATCATCCGCACCTAAAATTGTTGTACCATCTGATACGATATATCCATCTTTAATAGAAGGCTTAATTCCATTACCAGGAACTACTGTATCCATATGAGAAGTAAAGTAAATTGTATCAACACCATCTTTTGTTGCTGGTAAAGTACAAATTAAGTTACCTGCACCATGACCAGTTACAGCCATTGTGTCATCTTCAAATACTTCTACACCTAAATCTGTAAATTTCTTCGTTAATACTTTGCAGATTTCTGCTTCAAATTTCGTTTCAGAATCTACTTGTACTAATTCCATAAATTCATTTACTAAACGTTCTTGATTAATCATAAGACTGCGCCTCCTGCACTACCATTATGTATGTAACACTATTAATTATAACAGAATTTCGCAAAAGTTTCGAAATACAAGACAAAAAACAGATGGTTTACATGTCTAGATAACCATCTGCTTTCTATTACTCATTTAACAATACCCAGCGCATATGATCCTCCCACACGCCATTTACCATTAACATCTTCCTAGACACGCCTTCATATTGAAAGCCTATCTTCGTCACTACTTGTATAGATGCTAAATTACGAGGCATAATCGGAGCTTCTATACGATGTAACTGAAATCCCTCAAAAGCAACTTGAATTGCTTTTCTAAGCGCTTCTGTCGTATACCCTTTGTTTAACTCTGCTTTATCTAATTTATAACCGAGTACACAAGATTGATAAATGCCACGAACGATTAAATTAAATGAAATGCACCCAATTATTTTCGTATCATCACCTTTTTTAAAAATCCATAGTCTGATGATTTTCCCTTCTTCGAACTCTTTTCTATCCTTTTGCAACTTTTTCTTTTGATAATCTAGCGTAAAAAAATCATCCGGTCTATACTCTTCCCAAGCTTTTAAAAACTCACGATTTCTGTCGTAATATTGAAGAACTGTTTCAGCATACGACTCATCAATTTCCCTTAAATATAAACGATCTGTTTCGTATATTTTCATCATCGTATCTCCATTCTTCAGCTTGCCCAACTAAAAATTAACAATATACCCTTTTACTATATTCTCTACACACACTCAAATTTCCTGTTATATTTTGCAACCCCTTCCCGAATTTTGTCCTTACTCTCCCCTTGTCCATAATTTCATTTCTCGTTACAATGAAATTGTACTGATTTGCAAGGAGGTATAACGATGCATAAAAAAGCTCAAAAAATTATGGTTTATGTGATGCTAATTTCTATGCTTGTAACAACATTACTTGCTGGCGCGAGTATGTTTTGGTAAAAAGGGCGATGTGTTCGTCCTTTTTTTACTTTTTACACATGACAAAATAAACCATCTCGACATCGAGATGGTTTATTTTATATAAAACACAATCGCTACAATACTAAAGGAAAATGACATTACAAGTGCTATTACAAAACTTGTATATTGTTTCTGCTGAAATGCCCCGATAACAAAAGTGAGATTAAGTAATGCCATACATACAATCGCTACAAGATAAGAACATATATTAAAAGTTGCCAATATGAATGTAATAACAAATAGAAATCCCATAAAAAACTGCATATACGAAAGTTTTGGATTCAAGTACATATGAGCAACCCCTTTATCTAATTTTATCTTTCTATACTTTCATTAACGCACGGTTATGTACACATGTCAAGACAACTTATTACAATAGAAAAAGCCAACCTTTTCGTTGACTTCTTCATATGCAACGGCTCCTTTTTCTTTTGCCAATTGCTGAAATGATTTTTTCGATTTCACAATCCATACTTTCGTTCCAATTGGAATACGATCAAACAAATATTCCACATCGTTTTTCTTCATTCTTATACATCCTTGTGAAATATACTTTCCAATTGAACTCGGTTGGTTTGTTCCATGTATTCCATATTTACTTCCATCAGTTCCTCTTGCATTAAATCCAATCCACCTTGATCCAAGTGGATTTTTTGGCGATCCACCTGGAATATCCTTCGCAATATAATACGGATCCTTCGCTTTCATTACAACATCAAAAGTTCCTTCTGGAGTTAATTCATTCGTTTTTCCTGTCGCTACTGGAAAAACCTTTTGAATCTTTCCATCGTCAATGTAAGCTAATTTATTCGTTGCTTTATTTACAATAATAAAAGGATCTCCGGCACGTGGATTATCCCCAAGAGGCCAAATCGGCGATAAAGAAAGACATAATATGATAGAGAGAAGATACGGCATAGATAATTCCTACCTTCTATATAAGTTCTTTTATATTATCCTTTCCCTTAAAGCGACTTTTAATGAGTAAATATTGTTCCATTTCATACACAAGTTGAACAAGTTTCGCACGTATCTCAAATTCTTCGCGTGTAGCTGGCAATGGCATGTCTCTAAATAATTCCCTCATTTCTTGAAGCTGCCTTAAGGAAATAACTCCAGTACTCTCAGGGCTAATAGCATTACCAATGTTTTCAACAACATCTGCAATCATGTCAGCTTGTTCATACGTCCACGATAAAGAAGCTGCTAGTGGTATCATTCTCTCTAAAATTTCGAATTGTTGCATACGCATATTAAAATAACGATAGTAATAATCATCTTCTCGCATAAATGCATTCTCAAGTTTTTTAAACGATAAATCTCTTGCTTCATTTAACATATTCTCGGTTTCAATGAGTTCTGCTCCACTCCAACTACTTTCTCGATTTCGTAAATACACAACCATTTCAAACAAAATCGTTTTAAAATTACTCTCTATTTTATCCTGATACTCTTTTAGCTTATTTTCACTACTCGGCATATACATATTTACTAATAACGCCACGCTAATCCCTATCGTTAATATAGCAATTTCATTTCCAACTATAAGCCATGTAATTTGCTTCAATGAATATAGATGCATAACAATAACTGAACTCGTGACAATACCTTCTTGAATTTTAAGCATTACTGCAGTCGGAATAAATGTAAGTAACAATATGCTAATTGCAAGTGGTGTATAGCCGATCGTTTCAAAAATACAAAACGCGAATACCATTGATAATACACACGCTAGAAAACGATGTAACGACACTTGAAGCGATTTGCGCTTCGTATTTTGTACACATAAAATAACTAAAATACCTGCTGAACTATAAAATTCTAATCCTAATAACTGAGCAATAAAAACTGCCGCGCCTGTCCCAATTGCTGTTTTTACTGTACGGTATCCAATTTTGAACATATCATTGCTCCTATATGTATAAACGTATTTACAGCTAGTATAAAAAAAGGATGACACAATGTCATCCTTTTCTACTTATTATTCACATAACCTTTTCATATTACAATATTTTTTGTAAAAATTGTTGCGCACGTTCACTTTTCGGCGCTGCAAAAAATTCTTCTGGCGCACTATCTTCTACAAGCTTTCCTCCGTCCAAGAAAAGAACACGATCTGCCACTTCTTTTGCAAAGCCCATTTCATGTGTAACGATAGCCATCGTCATTCCAGTCGTAACTAACGATTTCATAACTTCTAACACTTCTTTCACCATCTCTGGATCTAGCGCCGATGTCGGTTCATCAAATAACATAACTTCCGGTTCCATAGCTAACGCTCTTGCAATTGCTACACGTTGCTTTTGTCCTCCCGAAAGACGATTCGGATACGTATCTTTTTTATCTACTAATCCAACCTTTTCTAAAAGTTTCTCAGCTTTCTTTTCAGCTTCTTGCTTCGTTACCCCTTTTACATTGATAGGAGCATACGTAATATTTTCTAATACAGTCATATGAGGAAATAAGTGAAAATGCTGAAAGACCATACCGACATTTTCACGAACATGCATAACATTCGTTTTCGGATTCGTTACTTCTTCCGTTCCAATCCAAATGTGACCATTCGTCGGTGCTTCTAACATATTCATACAACGTAAAAATGTTGATTTCCCTGATCCAGAAGGCCCTATAATTGCAACTACTTCCCCTTTTTCAATCGTTGTTGTGATTCCTTTTAATACTTCGTTTTTACCAAATGATTTATGAAGGTTTTCAATTTTAATCACTTTTCTTCATTCTCCCTTCAATTGCCTTCCCGACTAATGTAAGAATAATGACTAACATATAATAAATCAGTCCAACAAAAAGTAATGGTTCAAGATATTTAAACGTTTCACCGCCTACGATGTAAGCACGGCGCATTAAATCAGTCGCGCCTATTACTGTTACTACAGCTGATTCTTTCGTAAGTGTCGCAAATTCGTTCACAAGCGCTGGTAATATATTTTTTAATGCTTGAGGGAAAATAATATTTCTCATCATTTTTCCGTACGGTATCCCTAAAGCCATTGCTGCTTCTGTTTGTCCTTTATCAACTGCTTGAATACCAGCACGAATCACTTCTGACATGTATGCACCTGAATTTAAGCTAAATGCAAGTACAGCTGCTAAGAATGCTGGTATTTCATAACCAATTATTTGCGGGACGCCGAAATAAATAATCATTAATTGCAATACAAGTGGTGTACCACGAAAAATTGATGTATAAAAATCTGCTGCTATATTTAACGCTCGTATTCTAGCAATTTTACAAAGTGCTAATAATGTTCCTAAAATAAATCCTGCTAAAGCTGATACTGCTACAATTTTCAAAGTAACTTCTAAACCTTTTAGTATATACGGTATCGAAGGCGTAATCGCCGAGAAATCTAAATTCATACTGCTCATTCCCCTCACAGAAAAGTGAAAGGCAGCTTATTTTTCGCTGCCAAACCATTTCTTCACTAATTTATCCATTTCTCCATTTTCTTGCATTTTTTTAATTACTTTATTAAATTCAGCTGTTTTATCACTGTTTTTCGGAAGGGCAATTGCTGCTCCAACTTCTTCTGGTGCTTCTTTAATTTCAATTCCTTGTAAATCTTTCATTTTCTCTAAATAATTTTTAGCAACTGTGTCTTCTATAATTGCAGCGTCAAAACGACCAGCTTTAATTTCTTGTACGATTTCTGGTATACGGTCACGTCCCTCAACTTTGAAATCTACTTGTTTTTTAAATTCTGCTGCTTTCTCTTCTTGAATAGATCCTGTTTGTACTCCTACTTTTTTCCCTTTTAAATCCTCTACAGATTTAATGTTAGAATCCTTTTTAGAAACGACCATATTTTTCGCAACAAAATAAATATCTGTAAAATCAACATTATTTTTACGCTCTGCAGTTGGCGTCATGCCTGCCATTACGAAATCAACTTTTCCTGAACTAAGAGATGCTAATAAACCACCAAAATCCATATCTTTCACTTTCACTTCATACCCAAGTTCTTTTCCGATATATTTAGCAACATCAACATCAAAACCAATAATTTCATCACTTTTTGAAGCTTCCACGTATTCATATGGTTTATAATCTGCTGAAGTCCCCATTACGAGTACTTTCTTATTTCCTTTTGTTTCTTTCGATTCCCCATTACTACAAGCGCTGAATATACTTACAATTAAAATAAGTGCAAACGATATTGATAATAACTTCTTCATCTTTCTTCCCCCTAATAATGTATATTTAAAAGTTTAATAGAATATTTATTCGATGTTTGTATTGTATCAGCACTTTCATTTTTATGCAATATATAAAATAAAAATAAATAAAATTACAATACAAATGCTGTTTGTTATGTATAAAATTATGCATAAAACAACACAACTATGCATATCTCAGAAATTGAAATAATAAATAAAAAAAGGCGGTACATCCACTTGATTGTGGACGTACCGCCTTTTTTCTTATTTTTTATAGTTCTTCACAATTCTCTTCGAAATACGATTGTAGTTTCGCAATAACTTGCATCGGTTCATGTCCTTCAATTTCATGACGCTCTACCATCGTTACAATTTTTCCATCTTTTAATAAAGCAAATGATGGAGAAGAAGGTGGGTACCCTTCGAAATATTCACGCGCTCTTGCTGTCGCTTCTTTATCTTGACCTGCAAACACCGTTACAAGGTGGTTAGGACGTTTATCATAATGTACGGAATGCGCAGCAGCAGGACGAGCAATACCACCTGCACAACCACATACAGAGTTTACCATTACAAGTGTTGTTCCATTTCTTTTAAACGCTTCTTCTACCGCTTCCGGCGTCGTCAATTCTGTATATCCAGCAGAGACAATCTCTTCACGCGCTTGGCGAACAACATCATTCATAAAAAAGTTAAAATTAATCACTCTTTTCCCTCCTCTAAAACTACCTATTTGTATCTTACCAGTTAATGTTTATGAAATACAAGTAAGTTTACTTGTATTTCAGTATAGAAAAGGTGTTAGAGCACTTGCTCTAACACCTTTTCTTTAATGACCACGATGTTTTTGCTTTGCTTTTTGTACTTTAATTAAACGTCTTCTTTCTTTTTCAGCTTCTCGCTTCTCTTTAGACTGCACTTTCTTTTCTTGTTTATGCAATTCATAAGATAAACTAATCGCCTCTTGCGCCTTAGTAAAACGTTTAACATTTGTTTCTTTTGCTACTTGTCGTATGATACGCTTTATGTTTTTAGGACGCTGTTTTTCTTTAACTTCTACACCACATTTTGCAAAATGCTGAAAGTGCTCTAAAAGTGAACCATTCACAAACATAAGCACTTCTTCATCTGACGGTTCCGTTCCAAAAATATACCTCGCTCCATACAATTTCCCTTGTTCTTTGCATGTAATAATTCCAACAAAAAATTGACCATCATGATATACTGTCAACTCCATTGACAGCCCCTCCTTTAAAAAATTAGAAATACGGGACATCCCGGAGGGGAAGGTTACTGACATAAAATCATGCGTCTGGACTACCAACCAGAGCTGTGTTTTTGTATTTCTTTCACTATTATTATATCTTTTTTTCCATAATCTTCATATATTCAACAATCATTTTTTTATGCGATCCTACAATATAGTCAGGTAGTTCTGTTACTGAAAAGAATTTAAGCTGAACTGCTTCTTCTTTATTCATAACAAAATCCCCTTCGTATTCATCCGTATAATAGGCGGTTGTTACAGATTGAAATTCATCACCGTTTGCTAATTTTGTAAAGTAGTTCGCTCCAGAAAATACATTGATTAGTCGCAAGTTCTTCACTCTTATTCCTGTCTCTTCATATACTTCACGATAAGCTGTTTCTTCTGGTGATTCACTAAGCTCCATTAGCCCGCCAGGTAGCCCCCATTTTCCGTACGGCTCTGTCCGCTGCTGCAATAAAACATAACCATTTTCATTTATAACGAGTACAACAGCACCAACTAAAATTAAAGGGCGATGACCAACTATTTTTCGTAATTCTTCTACATATCCCACCGTATCGCCTCCTTTTTCGTTGTCCACACTATTGTATCATATGTACGAAACGACAAAATGCGTATATTTTTCATTTTTTTAACAAAATATTTATTTTATGTGATTCATCTACTGTAGCTAACATAATGGATTCAATTTCCGCACTCTTCTCTAAAAACTCTTTTGCCCACTCTTCTGTTTTTCCTATTAAAGCGAGAACGTCCTGCTGAATCCTTCCATCTTTCACTAAAATAAAAGAAACTGGAGACCTTCTCCCCGCCACTTTTAGATCACGCCGGGAAGCTGCTTCATATTCTGGATACTGAAATATAGAAACAACGCCACTCGCTTCCCATAATGCTAATTTAACCGTTTGAATATCGCTCACATTTCGCATGCGAAGTTCCGAAAATAAATATTCCGCCGTAATTCTCGCCTTTTTCAAATTGCTAAAATCAATGGAACCATTGTGTATAAGAACAATAGGTGCTGGCTCTAAAAAACGTCTCCATCTATCCCATTTCAACATTAAAATAGAGCTTACAATATGAAGTACAACTAGTATAAAAGTTGTAATCATTGAACCAAGTAATCCGACTTTTTCATCAGATAGTGCATTAGAAATATTCCCACCAAGCAATAATACTAATACAACATCTAAAAAGCGCAGCTGCGCGATGGATCTTTGCCCCATTGCTTTCGCAACTAATATTAAAAATATGTACGCTATTATAGCTCGAACAACCCATTCACCAATCGAAAGATGCCTTGCTCCTTCAAAAATATGCATATGCATCACTTTGCACTCCTTACATCCCAAACTGCTAGTCTGTTTTAGTTTGCAACGTTTATGAGCATATATGTAAAAAAGCTGGTTCGTTTAAAAACGAACCAGCTTTTTTTACTTAACTGAAAACATATATTTTTTATACGTTTTCCGTACCGATAGTATGAGCCCCATCATAATCATATTCGAGAATAAGGAACTTCCCCCGTACGATAAGAAAGGTAATGCAATACCTTTTACAGGCATTAATCCAACGATCATACCAATGTTTTGGAATATTTGAACCGTTAATATACCGATTGATCCAGCGCATAATAATGTACCAAATATATTATCAGCGGAATAACCAATAATAATTGTTCGATATAGTAGTAATAGGAACAAGAACACAACTAACGCCGCGACTATAAACCCACCTTCTTCGGCAATTGTAGCGA includes:
- a CDS encoding MgtC/SapB family protein, whose amino-acid sequence is MVWYDIVFRLVIAIIVGACIGMERQWRHRMAGLRTNALVSLGACIFVLLSVMLDHDASPSRIAAQVVSGIGFLGGGVIIRDGFSIRGLNTAATLWCAAAVGTLTGAGFLVAAILGAAGVLLANILLRPIALFMNKKSKEESPEQTNYLLSLTCSEENEAHIRFLLMHMVSTEGLSLKELYSEDVDSNQKVCIQATLHCKTNAAILIEKIVSRMLLESGVTGAGWKTSLDLEAS
- a CDS encoding DNA polymerase IV gives rise to the protein MREMYPKNGRVILHVDMNCFFASVEIAHDPSLQGKPLAVAGNEKERKGIIITCSYEAREYGIRTTMPLWEAKRLCPQLVVRRPNFTLYREASFQMFQVLSRFTEKIQPVSIDEGYLDITDCYALGSPLEIAKMIQQALLTELQLPCSIGIAPNLFLAKTASDMKKPLGITVLRKRDIPELIWPRPVRAMHGIGEKTAEKLNDIHIQTIEQLAKGDEHIIRSKIGKHGVDLQRRAKGMDDREVDPSQMGQHKSVGNSMTFSKDMDEEKELLDMLERLSKSVSKRLQKRTLVSYNIQIMIKYHDRRTVTRSKQLKNAIWEERDIFQAASRLWKQHWDGDSVRLLGVTATEIEWKTESVKQLDLFSFEEDAKKEPLLAVIDQINDKYGTPLLQRGSQLLRKQEKSFQQKLENKFM
- a CDS encoding tripeptidase T, with the protein product MINQERLVNEFMELVQVDSETKFEAEICKVLTKKFTDLGVEVFEDDTMAVTGHGAGNLICTLPATKDGVDTIYFTSHMDTVVPGNGIKPSIKDGYIVSDGTTILGADDKAGLASMFEAIRVLKEKNIPHGKIEFIITVGEESGLVGAKALDRERITAKYGYALDSDGKVGEIVVAAPTQAKVNAIIRGKTAHAGVAPEKGVSAITIAAKAIAKMPLGRIDSETTANIGRFEGGTQTNIVCDHVQIFAEARSLINEKMEAQVAKMKEAFETTAKEMGGHADVEVNVMYPGFKFADGDHVVEVAKRAAEKIGRTPSLHQSGGGSDANVIAGHGIPTVNLAVGYEEIHTTNEKIPVEELAKTAELVVAIIEEVAK
- a CDS encoding DUF3894 domain-containing protein codes for the protein MYLNPKLSYMQFFMGFLFVITFILATFNICSYLVAIVCMALLNLTFVIGAFQQKQYTSFVIALVMSFSFSIVAIVFYIK
- a CDS encoding GNAT family N-acetyltransferase, giving the protein MMKIYETDRLYLREIDESYAETVLQYYDRNREFLKAWEEYRPDDFFTLDYQKKKLQKDRKEFEEGKIIRLWIFKKGDDTKIIGCISFNLIVRGIYQSCVLGYKLDKAELNKGYTTEALRKAIQVAFEGFQLHRIEAPIMPRNLASIQVVTKIGFQYEGVSRKMLMVNGVWEDHMRWVLLNE
- the mgtA gene encoding magnesium-translocating P-type ATPase; protein product: MFNLQRQETKHAYEQDSMKTNNELLVEVATQDVSSALKLLETTQDGLSKQEASRRLSLYGPNEIAHNKMAPWYIQFLSAFKNPFIFVLLALGALSFFTDDIQGTIVVSAMVLLSATIRFSQEFRSQKAADKLKAMVRTTASVFRINGFVHEIKNVTNLNRNYTTEIPIEELVPGDIISLSAGDIVPADVRIVSAKDLFVNQSSLTGEALPVEKYEHCYHTENKHILPKNMKKNYNPLDMENLCFMGTNIVSGSAKAVVISTSTDTYFGSLANKVIGKRVETSFDKGVNKVSWLLITFMLIMAPIVLLINGFTKGDWQEAFFFAIAVAVGLTPEMLPMIVTANLAKGAVNMSKQKVIVKQLNSIQNLGAMNILCTDKTGTLTEDKVVLVRHLDPSGNECNRVLQFAYLNSFYQTGLKNLIDKAVIKHTEENNTFDPSAFQKLDEIPFDFARRRMSVIVKDSSGEHTMVCKGAVEEILSICNYTEVDKKIVTLTEETRSNVKKLSETLNSEGMRVIAVAYKKDRKINDKEYAVKDETDMILAGYIGFLDPPKPSAAAAIQALQKHGVQVKILTGDNEIVTRKVCKEVGLNIGEPILGYEIDSLPDKALAKLAEETTVFAKLNPMQKSRIIRALQGNGHTVGYMGDGINDAVALREADVGISVDTATDIAKEASDIILLEKSLTILEAGILEGRTTFGNILKYIKMTASSNFGNVFSVLVASAFIPFLPMLAIHLLIQNLLYDISQLSIPWDKMDKEFLEKPRKWDTANLRNFIICIGPISSIFDIITYVVMWNVFGANTPSEQSLFQSGWFVVGLLTQTLIVHMIRTQKIPFIQSTASTPVVLLTALIMAIGIYIPFSPLGAAVGLQALPLSYFPWLVGILLGYAVLTQFLKKLYIKKFHSWL
- the prli42 gene encoding stressosome-associated protein Prli42, with translation MHKKAQKIMVYVMLISMLVTTLLAGASMFW
- a CDS encoding L,D-transpeptidase, translated to MPYLLSIILCLSLSPIWPLGDNPRAGDPFIIVNKATNKLAYIDDGKIQKVFPVATGKTNELTPEGTFDVVMKAKDPYYIAKDIPGGSPKNPLGSRWIGFNARGTDGSKYGIHGTNQPSSIGKYISQGCIRMKKNDVEYLFDRIPIGTKVWIVKSKKSFQQLAKEKGAVAYEEVNEKVGFFYCNKLS